A part of bacterium genomic DNA contains:
- a CDS encoding exosortase/archaeosortase family protein — MSETTENKTTPFPIKLTPFSLALVGVFAILVFLSFKQMWTFMYAIWFEADSYYSHGVLVPFLAGYLIWNRREAFEKIRINPTLWGLPLVILGLFGAIHGKQIDSQIIHQASFFAFLFGASLFILGKQMTKMLSVPYLFLLFMLPLPPFIFDAYTNQVQVMSSIMANKYLLLMQFATSMPTTSIIQMDHYILNIGIPCAGFKLSISLLTLSLFFIALYQLGWWKNLILLALLYPIAVLMNGLRIAMVGVVGELVWVQQGQESAMYWGQLTHDYSGYLFVFIAFLIFFGLARLLGWKQ, encoded by the coding sequence ATGAGCGAAACGACTGAAAATAAAACAACACCATTTCCGATAAAGCTAACTCCATTTTCATTAGCTCTTGTTGGGGTGTTTGCAATTTTGGTATTTCTTTCTTTCAAACAGATGTGGACGTTTATGTATGCCATATGGTTTGAAGCTGATAGCTATTATTCACATGGCGTATTGGTTCCGTTTTTAGCCGGCTATCTTATCTGGAATCGCCGTGAAGCATTCGAAAAGATTCGCATTAATCCAACACTCTGGGGATTGCCGTTAGTCATTCTCGGTCTCTTCGGCGCAATACATGGTAAGCAAATTGATTCACAAATTATTCATCAAGCATCCTTTTTTGCCTTTTTGTTTGGCGCCTCCCTTTTTATACTGGGCAAGCAGATGACAAAGATGTTATCAGTTCCATACCTTTTCCTTTTATTTATGCTTCCCCTTCCGCCATTCATTTTCGATGCTTACACGAATCAAGTCCAAGTCATGTCTTCCATCATGGCCAATAAGTATCTCCTATTGATGCAATTCGCCACATCTATGCCAACAACCAGTATTATCCAGATGGACCACTATATCCTCAATATTGGGATCCCTTGCGCTGGTTTCAAGCTGAGTATTTCTCTGTTAACCCTATCGTTATTCTTTATCGCCCTTTATCAATTAGGTTGGTGGAAGAATCTTATCCTACTGGCATTGCTCTATCCGATCGCGGTCTTGATGAACGGCCTTCGTATTGCGATGGTTGGAGTAGTAGGAGAGTTGGTTTGGGTGCAACAAGGACAGGAATCGGCTATGTACTGGGGGCAATTAACTCATGACTATAGCGGATACCTTTTTGTATTTATAGCGTTTTTAATCTTCTTTGGATTAGCGAGGTTACTGGGATGGAAACAATAG
- a CDS encoding GtrA family protein, with protein sequence MPNVVLDTKTEYSNGMKEKKVLRDLPPGVRQFIKFCIVGFSSTAIDWGLYYSVKNLIMIPNHVGTAVMGAIGLVGWAIAFEVCISNVISTGTAVLNGFYWNSRWTFRSADASNRRQQFVRFIAVNVVGMALNTTIVLYLTISLTSNGHASNRMQILPKVVATVIVMFWNFFANKFWTFKPSKSLEPMAEVTK encoded by the coding sequence ATGCCAAACGTGGTACTCGATACCAAAACTGAATATTCAAACGGAATGAAAGAAAAGAAAGTTTTGCGCGATCTTCCACCCGGTGTTCGCCAATTTATCAAGTTCTGCATTGTCGGTTTTTCAAGTACTGCCATTGATTGGGGACTGTATTACTCTGTCAAAAACTTAATAATGATTCCTAATCACGTCGGTACAGCAGTGATGGGAGCAATCGGTCTGGTCGGTTGGGCGATAGCTTTTGAAGTTTGTATCAGCAATGTTATCTCGACTGGGACAGCCGTATTGAATGGGTTTTACTGGAACAGCCGGTGGACCTTCCGAAGTGCCGATGCTTCCAATCGCCGACAACAGTTTGTCCGGTTCATTGCGGTTAATGTTGTAGGTATGGCGCTTAACACAACCATCGTACTATATTTAACCATCTCATTAACGTCAAATGGCCACGCTTCCAATCGAATGCAAATCTTGCCCAAAGTAGTAGCGACGGTTATAGTAATGTTCTGGAATTTCTTTGCTAACAAATTTTGGACTTTCAAGCCGAGTAAAAGCTTAGAACCAATGGCTGAGGTAACTAAATGA
- a CDS encoding decaprenyl-phosphate phosphoribosyltransferase, giving the protein MSPVQTQNKKTIKEVKNLTTTNVVIGLIGAMRPRQWVKNILLYAGVIFTGAIPGLAWFKQPNFKDISSLVEATIGFVVFCMLSSGVYLLNDVKDIEKDRQHPKKKFRPIAAGIVPCSLAITTAIVLWACALGLTAYLVLGLGLLSIKFAALSVIYLIIQIAYSSGLKNQPILDVCMISLGFILRAMAGAAAIDVSISRWLMVCTGLLSLLIGFGKRRHELVILGAEGSNHRSSLSQYSIALTDQFVTIMAAGTIVAYCMYAIESPSADTHFRLYWTIPPVLYAILRYIFLMQINEKGGAPEHDLLEDKHIMLSILIWIALSVLAFKFTANIPGTFPTGMR; this is encoded by the coding sequence ATGTCACCTGTGCAAACACAAAACAAGAAAACCATAAAGGAAGTAAAGAACCTGACTACAACTAATGTTGTGATCGGGTTAATTGGCGCTATGCGGCCTCGTCAGTGGGTGAAGAACATCCTGCTGTACGCCGGCGTCATCTTTACTGGGGCTATCCCTGGTCTTGCTTGGTTTAAACAGCCAAACTTTAAGGATATTTCCTCACTGGTCGAAGCCACAATTGGCTTTGTGGTCTTTTGCATGTTATCCAGTGGCGTATATTTACTAAATGATGTCAAGGATATTGAAAAAGATCGACAGCACCCCAAGAAAAAGTTTCGTCCAATCGCAGCCGGAATTGTTCCATGTTCCCTCGCCATCACTACTGCTATTGTGCTTTGGGCATGCGCATTGGGTCTAACAGCCTATTTGGTTCTTGGGCTAGGTCTATTATCGATAAAGTTTGCCGCGCTTTCTGTGATATATCTTATTATTCAAATTGCTTATTCGAGCGGCTTGAAGAACCAACCCATCCTAGATGTTTGTATGATTTCATTGGGATTCATTTTGAGAGCAATGGCAGGAGCCGCAGCTATCGATGTTTCAATTTCACGCTGGCTTATGGTATGCACCGGCTTATTATCGCTGCTTATTGGCTTTGGTAAGCGCCGACATGAATTAGTAATACTCGGTGCTGAGGGATCCAACCACCGCAGTTCTCTCAGCCAGTATTCAATAGCGCTAACCGATCAATTTGTCACGATTATGGCAGCAGGCACCATTGTTGCTTATTGCATGTACGCGATAGAATCGCCTTCAGCTGATACGCATTTTCGACTTTATTGGACAATTCCGCCCGTTCTTTACGCGATTCTTCGATATATTTTCTTGATGCAGATAAACGAAAAAGGTGGAGCGCCAGAACACGACCTGTTGGAAGACAAACATATAATGCTGAGTATTTTGATATGGATTGCTCTTTCTGTACTAGCCTTCAAGTTCACAGCTAATATACCTGGAACTTTTCCGACCGGTATGCGTTGA
- a CDS encoding sugar transferase: protein MSKSISTDLPNITSMCDKYIEKRIVPYAAFKRFLDFLAALFVLAILFPLFLAIAIAIKVTSPGSIIFKQVRIGHRGRPFIFYKFRSMFIDAEARRESLQHLNESVGPTFKIKNDPRVTPIGRWLRKLSLDELPQFFNVLMGDMSLVGPRPPLPAEVEQYTPIHTQRLAVTPGITCLWQISGRSNVSFDHWVEMDIFYIENMSFWLDLKILLLTIPAVMKGEGAY from the coding sequence ATGAGCAAATCTATCTCAACAGACTTGCCTAATATAACTTCAATGTGCGATAAGTATATTGAGAAACGCATCGTGCCATATGCTGCCTTTAAAAGGTTCCTGGACTTCCTGGCAGCCCTTTTCGTGCTGGCTATTTTATTCCCGCTTTTTCTTGCAATTGCGATTGCGATTAAAGTCACTTCACCTGGCTCGATTATCTTTAAACAAGTGCGTATCGGTCATCGTGGACGGCCCTTTATTTTCTATAAATTTAGATCGATGTTCATTGATGCGGAGGCTAGACGAGAGTCCTTGCAGCATTTGAATGAATCGGTGGGACCGACTTTTAAAATCAAAAATGATCCACGGGTCACTCCTATAGGTAGATGGCTGCGTAAACTTAGCCTTGATGAATTACCACAATTTTTCAATGTTCTTATGGGTGATATGAGCTTAGTCGGACCACGCCCCCCTCTCCCTGCGGAAGTGGAGCAATATACTCCTATTCACACACAGCGGCTAGCGGTGACACCAGGAATTACGTGCCTTTGGCAAATTAGCGGACGCAGCAATGTCTCCTTCGATCACTGGGTCGAGATGGACATTTTCTATATCGAAAACATGTCCTTTTGGCTGGACTTGAAAATCTTATTGCTAACGATCCCGGCTGTTATGAAGGGAGAAGGAGCCTACTAA
- a CDS encoding polysaccharide biosynthesis tyrosine autokinase, translating into MGVLLILRPLLRRWWVVAFVVVPITLLTFLFTVLGPKKYDGHFTIQEVLPSSNSSIKLYEGAAVATSDVETRMNNLRELFAKEKLLVATFTDLAQSGSWGPMAKFGTDQQGQQSAYADFVGRLAVDFDRGTDFLTVHIIGDSQADAQHASEVLKSKFREYYTEVNRQFMQAQRQFIQDQAEDKKKKYEQAYGIYRDYQAKHSGVSFTDTERSMVSEVASLRGVLNDAQRAQLEAVTSQAEAQKMLTKKGFEKMKVSSFNNMLNPTLNGFIVEKAKLENILASEVMVKGPKHPTIIALKLSIEDYNKRINKINASPQSIKQNESVASNPLHDMMKQEVVSRNIQQQVAQTRINEATRQLDSANAKLRAMPYTEQQLAKYAMDTQIAENDVRLMKTKLNEALLRENETVNSAVIKVINEPFTSPVDKKTPIKTMMALALSAVLAISLVLLLNQFDAGTYNVTQTEKALGYNVIAALPKIRVASIPKDNESVSALSASYQMLSTNLLGANGRMHGPAVAITSASSNVGRTTVAANLAVALARDGARVLLVDGDLRQPALHRHFGVENKAGLNEILSNNARMEEVVQPTSVTDLLFISAGQPPVNPVRLFRSAAMAHFIEQASRGTDFIIIDTPAGSTFADAGIIAQSVKNVILVHEAGAPASESEGELTDRLERFGANIVGVVLNKVRYEDAPGYVNYRRSYEASIALRNATAPRGLLNGHERSLTSGNEPTDDDDGA; encoded by the coding sequence GTGGGTGTTTTACTGATTTTAAGACCGTTATTGCGACGCTGGTGGGTAGTCGCGTTTGTAGTGGTGCCTATCACACTCCTAACGTTCCTCTTCACGGTGTTGGGACCCAAGAAATACGACGGGCACTTTACCATTCAAGAAGTCCTTCCCTCTTCCAACTCGTCCATTAAGCTCTATGAAGGCGCTGCGGTGGCAACAAGTGACGTTGAGACTCGCATGAACAATCTCCGAGAATTGTTCGCCAAGGAAAAGCTGCTAGTAGCAACTTTTACCGACTTAGCTCAAAGTGGTTCATGGGGACCGATGGCAAAGTTTGGCACTGACCAACAGGGACAACAGTCAGCTTACGCTGATTTTGTTGGAAGGTTGGCAGTCGACTTCGACCGAGGGACTGACTTTTTAACGGTTCATATTATTGGCGATAGCCAAGCAGACGCTCAACATGCTTCTGAAGTATTGAAATCAAAGTTTCGCGAGTATTACACTGAAGTCAACCGCCAGTTTATGCAAGCACAACGCCAATTTATTCAAGACCAGGCTGAGGACAAAAAGAAGAAATACGAGCAAGCTTATGGCATCTATCGCGACTACCAGGCCAAACACTCAGGCGTCAGCTTCACCGATACGGAAAGAAGCATGGTCTCGGAAGTGGCTTCCCTAAGAGGAGTATTGAACGACGCTCAAAGAGCACAACTGGAAGCAGTTACATCTCAAGCTGAAGCGCAAAAGATGCTTACGAAAAAAGGGTTTGAAAAAATGAAAGTGAGCAGTTTTAATAATATGCTCAATCCAACCCTAAACGGTTTTATCGTAGAGAAAGCGAAATTGGAAAATATACTTGCTTCAGAGGTGATGGTTAAAGGGCCTAAACACCCAACAATTATCGCATTAAAGCTCTCGATTGAAGACTATAACAAACGTATTAATAAAATCAATGCGTCTCCTCAGTCAATAAAACAAAACGAATCAGTTGCTTCTAATCCGCTCCACGATATGATGAAGCAGGAAGTTGTTAGTCGAAACATTCAACAGCAAGTGGCACAAACAAGGATCAATGAAGCTACAAGACAGCTAGATAGTGCGAATGCAAAACTTCGGGCTATGCCTTATACTGAGCAGCAGCTTGCTAAATATGCAATGGATACTCAGATCGCTGAGAATGACGTGCGCCTGATGAAGACTAAATTGAACGAAGCCCTTCTTCGCGAAAACGAGACCGTCAATTCTGCTGTTATTAAAGTAATTAACGAACCGTTTACTTCACCTGTTGATAAAAAAACGCCGATCAAAACAATGATGGCGCTAGCTTTAAGCGCGGTCTTAGCGATCAGTCTTGTGCTGCTACTTAATCAATTCGACGCTGGAACTTACAACGTCACTCAAACCGAGAAGGCGCTTGGTTACAACGTAATTGCAGCTCTGCCCAAAATCCGAGTCGCCAGCATACCCAAGGACAACGAAAGTGTATCAGCCTTGTCTGCTTCGTATCAAATGCTTTCGACGAACCTCTTGGGCGCCAATGGCCGAATGCACGGCCCAGCGGTTGCGATTACTAGCGCTTCTTCGAATGTTGGCCGCACAACTGTTGCCGCAAACTTAGCGGTTGCATTGGCTAGGGATGGAGCGCGTGTTTTGCTTGTGGATGGGGACCTTCGCCAACCGGCCCTTCATCGCCACTTCGGCGTTGAGAATAAAGCTGGGCTTAATGAGATTTTGAGCAATAACGCCCGTATGGAAGAAGTGGTTCAGCCAACGAGCGTTACTGACCTCTTGTTTATCTCGGCCGGTCAACCACCGGTAAACCCTGTTCGACTTTTCCGTTCAGCGGCGATGGCCCATTTTATCGAGCAGGCTTCTCGTGGAACTGATTTTATCATAATCGACACACCCGCCGGTTCGACATTTGCTGATGCCGGTATTATTGCGCAGTCGGTCAAGAACGTCATTCTAGTTCATGAAGCGGGAGCGCCTGCTTCAGAATCAGAGGGAGAGTTAACGGACCGATTGGAACGTTTTGGAGCCAATATTGTAGGAGTGGTCTTAAATAAGGTCCGCTACGAAGATGCTCCTGGATATGTGAATTATCGCCGGTCCTATGAAGCGTCAATCGCTTTACGTAATGCAACCGCTCCGAGAGGTCTGCTAAACGGCCACGAGCGGTCACTTACGTCTGGCAACGAACCTACGGATGATGACGACGGCGCTTAA
- a CDS encoding polysaccharide biosynthesis/export family protein, with translation MLSVRNDCTFKLKTIQKWGQTQMRLSYLMVLFLILSTNLGYTVDVAETYRLQVDDVVQISLYGDTTLTSQTPVSLDGTISMQLIGSVQAEGRTLAEVARAIEKALKEGQYYIDPKISVTMLQTRKPKVALLGMVNRPGVYDFKPGDRVVDALSQASYIVADRADLRHATITHRDSPNESIPLDLRAVLYHGDLSQNYELQDGDVIFVPEDTQNRVFLLGEVMRPGQYIWQENKTVLDYISIGGDKTPNAKMSSCVLFRKDPKNSNQVLRFKLNLIKITNEGRLEQNIAVLPGDLINVPKATKFDAGNIYTILNTAWLLKNTFFSSNSLFRP, from the coding sequence ATGTTATCTGTCAGAAATGATTGTACTTTTAAACTGAAAACTATTCAGAAATGGGGGCAGACACAAATGCGCCTCAGCTATCTGATGGTTTTGTTCTTAATTCTGTCAACAAACCTTGGATATACGGTTGACGTGGCGGAAACCTATCGGCTGCAAGTTGATGATGTTGTCCAGATTTCCCTCTATGGTGACACTACCTTAACATCTCAAACCCCGGTATCTCTTGATGGCACCATCTCTATGCAACTCATCGGATCGGTCCAAGCTGAAGGAAGAACGCTTGCTGAAGTTGCCAGAGCTATTGAAAAAGCGCTCAAAGAAGGCCAATACTATATTGACCCAAAGATATCTGTTACGATGTTGCAAACCCGTAAGCCAAAAGTTGCCCTCCTTGGGATGGTCAACCGACCAGGCGTTTATGATTTCAAGCCTGGGGATAGGGTTGTTGATGCGCTTTCACAAGCGTCTTACATCGTCGCAGATCGCGCTGACCTTCGACATGCGACAATAACGCATCGCGATAGCCCAAATGAATCGATCCCTCTCGATCTGCGAGCCGTTCTCTATCATGGAGATCTTTCACAGAATTATGAACTTCAAGATGGCGATGTCATTTTTGTACCGGAAGATACTCAAAACAGAGTCTTTCTACTTGGAGAAGTGATGCGGCCTGGTCAGTATATCTGGCAAGAGAACAAGACTGTATTGGACTATATCTCGATTGGCGGCGATAAGACACCAAACGCAAAGATGAGTAGTTGCGTTCTCTTTCGCAAAGACCCAAAGAATTCAAACCAAGTTCTGCGATTTAAACTCAACCTTATTAAGATAACTAACGAAGGAAGACTCGAGCAGAACATCGCCGTGTTGCCCGGAGACCTTATAAACGTCCCCAAAGCCACAAAATTTGACGCAGGCAACATCTATACTATCTTAAACACAGCATGGTTGCTGAAAAATACATTCTTTAGTTCGAACAGTCTGTTTAGACCATAA